The DNA window AGAATACTCGGCCAATGGGAGCCGCTCGCATATGTGTATCCGAGAGAttatgtatctgtatctgcaacTGTTTTCGGTTTCCGGTTCGTTTTTGTGCCCCAGCTCGTGCCGTCGAAGAACGCGATGATTAAACAAAAAGCCAGTGCCCAGCGGGGAACAGGAGAAATTATCTAGTAATTGCATAATTAAGTGTGCAGGGCGGAGGGCAActgtttagttttaatttgtgTAAATTGCCGCTCAGATACGGATCGCGCGTGTCCGTCCATATCCCCTCCGAGGCGAGGGATTATTAATTGAATTAGCGCCTCGCCGTCGAAGAGGATACTGCGAGATCTGTAACTCCGTGATCTGGTCAGCTAATTAGCGGCTAGATGCAAGCCCCATTTCACTTCTTCAGACAGGAAGTTGACAGCCAATTGACAAGTTCCAAATGAAGATGAAAGCCTCCATTGGATGACGAACTCTACGGTTAATAGCCGAACCCAAATCAAATTTGCATATGACAAGTTATTGTCGCGAGGAAGCTGCAAAGTGAAGAGTTTCCTGTGGCCCATCCATCAGCAAATTCGCACGGTATTATTGACAAACGGATATGGGATATGGCGCTTTCAAAGTCACTTTCCCAGGCCCGGAGACGCCCACATCGCATCACTCAAGCACATCCTTATCCGCAGCGTCATTATCTCTTCCCCAGAACACACATCACTCCCCCAATCGGTAAATCACGCTAATAAGCCGGTAATGAATATAATGTAAGAGTGGCCCTCTTCGCCGGCGTACGTTGCATGTTTGGCACACATTCCGTGTCCTTAAACTCCTTGAACACCCCCCTCTTTGCGGACCGGAAGAGGAAGCATTTGCCCAGGGGTTGCGAAAAAAGCAGAAAACcatttttcacttttgtttttgtttaataggGCATGCGAAAATATTTCACCGGCATCACTTACCCCTCATTGTCAAGGACCTGAGCCGAGTTCATTTCACAGCTTTTTCCCCCATCTGGCTTCTCCGCTCGTCATTTGTCTCCATTTGCCCCATGGTTTTGGGTGTTTTACGGGCATCTTCATCAGTCCGAGCGGTCCAAAGTTGGAGCTGTGCTCCTTCTCTTTGCCACCTCCTTGACTGATGGGAGCTTCTTCATTTGTCAATGTAGCGCGGTGCAGTCCCAAAAACGCTTCTCTCGCATGCCAGCCAGACTTGGAGTTGGCCAACACATTGCCTGGGGGTTCCATCCAGATACATATATGCGTATATCAGCAAGTTTTAGGTATGGGAGTGTTGAAATGCAGGCTGTTGGTCATCCCAGTCGTCTGGCCAGTCACTCAGTCAGCTTGTCAAACTGTCAGTCGCCCAGCAGACTTTCAATAGTCCCACAGTGGGTTTAAAGATATTGTCTTAGGAggtaattgaaataaaatcttATTCAAAATATTCTAAGAATTTTAACTTATGTTGGTGCATGCCTAAAAAttgagaaaagaaaaaaaacagacAAATTTTAGTATCTCATGATGACTTACCTTCTCGCTTACTCGAAAAGAAACGTTCCTGAAATCAAGACGAAAGTACTCTTAATCTTCGGTTTAAAGATATGGGTTCAAGGGGTAATCACAATAAAGAACCTATTAATTTTAAGACATTTGAGTTTTTACTTCAAGTCGGTACTTGTTGGAATGTTCTCAATtcaaaaattggttttctCACTTATTTAAGACATATCGTTCTTAACATCAAGATTAAATGATCcttctttaaattttctaaGACCATTTCGAAGacgatttaaatttaaattgatccCAGCTCACTTTTGAGTTTAATAGATCGCTTTTAAGGTCGCATTTCTTCTGAGTGACTTATACTCAAGAATACTTTGAATGGCCGAAAGCCTTCTACTTCCAAGTTTAATTTGATTACTTGCCAATTTCTCTCCAAGAACTAACCATCCCAAGACCACTGTCCACTGCCCTGTTAAGACAGCGTGTAAAAACCCGTCAAATGCCAGAAATACCGAAACAAAGCGATGCGAATCGCTGCGATCGGCGTTTTTGCCCCGATACGTTGGGGGTTTTGATTTGCAGAGCCATCGGCATTGTCGTCACCATCACCTGGGACATATTGGTGACGCTAAGCGGCAGAGCACGTAAGCGGCAAGAAGGAGTTCGCGGAAACACGAGATACGCGGGACTTCGGGGGCTACGTATTGGATCCTGCGGATGACGCGCCTGGCGGTCTGGTGGATGCAAGTGCGTGGATCGTAATGGAGTGCATGTGCGGCCGAAACGATCAATGAAGCCTCGGCCTCCTCCCGGGGCTTTCGATTGTGGCCGGCAATTCCGATTGCCAAGTTTTTCcactgctgccgctgctggccGCTGTGTAGTTGCTGTTTTCCCTCGAACGTTTTGGCATTTGCGGCATGGCGCTAATTAACAACTGCCGGTGCTTTTCAGCTTTTCAGCTTTTCAGCCTCTTGGCCGCTTGAGGAGCTGGGGCCAATTGTTTTAGCCTGatgataaacatttttattgatttgtgATGATTGCCGACAGGGAGGGCAGCAGGTGCAGAGCTATATCGGTCGGTGCCTTTTTGCCCGCTGCAATTTATTAAATGCGATTTATTTGCAATTGCTTCCCAGAAGCAGGAGGTGCTGCTGCCCGTGGCCCGTTGCAAGATTAGACCTACGATCCGCAACCAGTTTGGTGGAGCGTTCCGGGAAACAGAAGCGTCATATGCTGGTAATTGCCACCGGTCTTGCAGATAGAGATCACCCAACCGAGATGCCAATTTGTCGTCGGTTTTGTCTCTGGCGAACCTCAAGGGGTTACgggcaccttttttatggccgCTACGTGTCGCGCTTGCCGAAATAAACCAGAAACGAAATATTCGCCATAAAATTTGGACTTGGAGGAGCCCTCGCGGAGGCGACCTCGCGCATGTTCGTCAGCTTCCATAAAAACGGAGAATAAAAGACACACTTCTTATCAGATGTTCTCCCCTTTTTCCCTCGCccaactgaaaccgaaacttCTAAGTAAAGCCATAAAATATGCCCAGTTTTGGTTTCaacttgtgtttgttttatttactaaatatttttctgttttccttCCTTTCGGTTTTTATATGCtacacattaaaaatgttttggtgCTTATGTAAGACGTACATTCACATAGATAATTGTTTAATCCCTTATAGTTACATGGTTAGCTATTGTTGGATCGTGTAATACAATATAAATACTGGATCGAAGGCAAGGCCCTTTAACATACGAATCTATAGTAGGTAAATCATACTTGAGGATAAATAGCAGAGTCGCATCTTTGAAAAACTATCACACACAAATGCTTAATTTTCTGTCAAGATTTTCTACGAGTACACTAGGCGTATGTGTAATATTGATTATGTTCTGACGATGACTTAATCTATGGATTTATGCAAGTAAGAGTTATCTTTTAGGTGTAAGGTAATTACTAAACTGTTCCATTCGCttcatttgtttataaatggCAAGATCTAGTAGGTTTTGGATAGTTTtccaaaatgtttataaaaataaatacactgaAAGTCAGAATTCTGGGGTATAGTTTTAAAAGCAAGATTGGAAACAGTCTTTTAAATTCTAGCCAGACCTCTTGTTAGGTTCTTGAAGAGCTTGCCGACTGTTCTTGAATTTTTCTAGAGTTTCCTTAGGCGCTACTGGTGGACCTTTCCAATTGCGACCCAATCTCACTTGGACGTGTCTCATGCGGCATTTGTTCCACTTCAATGTACTCCTCCTCATCCGGGGCATTCTGCTGCTCATCCTCCGCTCCGGCGGACTCAACTGTGTCCGTTTCGTATAGCTCCTGCTTGACAACCGTGGGACTTCTCACCGGACTCTGGCTGGGTGAAGTGTTCCGCTTGGCGGGAGCCTCTGCCTTGGACACGGAAGGACGTGCCTGTGGCCTCTGCTCATGGCCCCTCTGGTGGTGCTCCAACTCGGCACGGAAGTAGAACTTCTCCGGGCAGAGGCTGCAGTCGTAGGGTCGCGAATGGGCGCCATGTTCGCCCATGTGGTTGAGTAGTCCGCCGGGAGCGGTGAAAACAGCCGAGCAAATGTAGCAGTTGAAGCCACGCTGTTCGGTGCCCGCGAAGGTGTGCTCCACCAGGTGCTCCTGCAGCTTCTGGGCATGTGGCAGGATCATCTTGCACAGGTTGCAGCGGTTCTCCACAAAGGAGGAGACTGGCGGTTGCAGCGATGCCGGCGGATCAGTGGGCTTGCCCCGTTTGCCATTCAGATTGTGTTTGCGACAGCACTTGTCGCACAGCTTTGCTGGTCCTTCGGTGGCATCGGGTAGGGGCTCCAGGCACAGGGCACACACTGGTTCCTGCAGACTTCCACCGCTCGAGGAGGACTTCGTGTGGAATTTGGCATGCAGACTTAGCTCGAATTCCGAGTGCAAGGTCTGGCGGCAGCAGATGCAGGCCAGTGGCAGGGAGGCACCATCGCTGCCATGCTCGGACAGATGAGCCCTGAAGGCGGCCACATCCTCCAGCTGCTGACCGCAGTGGGAGCACTTGCCCGACTGCCCCACCTTCGAGTGCTGGAGCTTGTGTTCGGCCAGGATGGCCGGTGAGGGAAACACCTCGTCGCATATCAAGCACTTGTGCTTGCCCGTCGAGTTGTGGCAGCTCTTCATGTGCTGCTCCAGCTCGGCCCGGGACTTGAAGTTGCCAGCGCAGTAGGCACACCGCAGGCTCACTCCCGTCTTCAGATTGTGGGCCAGCTTGCGGTGGGAGTGGAGTTCCGCCTCGCTGCGCAAATCTTGCCGCTCGCACATTCCGCAACTGAAGGTGGCAGTCGCAGAACTcggtggcggtggtggtggtgcggtGGCCTGAGGAGCCGGCGGCTGCGGGTTTCCAACTCCCTCATTGCCCGCGGGCGATGTGGACTTGGCGGCATACATCTCCATTAGATACCGCTGACTCAGACCGTACATTAAGGCCGGATGGGGGGAGGTTTGGGCCTTCAGAGCATTGGTGTCCACCTGAAGAGGGCTGTAGAATTTGTTGCCCGAAGGCGgtgctcctccagctgctcctcctccaccacctGATCCAGctccacctgctcctcctccgaaCAAACCCTTGAATGCCACATTGTAGTCGATGATACTGCTGTTGTTATTGgtggccgctgctgccgccgccgctgcagcCAAAGGAGGCAGCAAGGCATTCACATAGAGACTACCCATATTGGGTGAGTTCGACTCCTTGTCCTTGACTCCGCCATGCTGACTCTGCATGTGGCGATCCAACAGGAATTCCACATGGAAGGTCTCCGGGCAGGAGGGACACCTGAACTGACGTGCATGGGCGGCCAGGTGAAAGTGCATCTCCAGCTCCGAGGAGCAGACTACTCGACAGAACATGCACTGCAGCGGATTACTGGGTGCAGAAGaggtggcgcccaacgtgggatGTCCGCCCAGCTGATGACGCGTCTTCACATGGACGTGAAACTCGGCATCGGATCGAAAGAGCTCCAAGCAGGCGCTGCAACGGAGAAGCTTCGTCTCCTGACTGTGGGCACAGGCCAAGTGCAGCTGCATGGCCATCCGGCTCTCACACAGCTCTGAGCACAAGGAGCACTTCAGCAGGGTTAGCACGTGCTCCGACAGCAAATGTTGCTGCAGATCCTCCGACTTGGCGAAGCTCTTGCCGCAGCTAGAACTGCAGTTGAACTCCGATCCGGTGATGAGGAAGTGACCTACCACATGACGCTCGAACTCCGATTGCTCCGGCAAACTCAGGCCGCAATGTGGACAAACCATCTGCATGCCCTCGGCAATGTGGCTCTTCAGATGATTCCTGAAGCTCTCGAAATCCGGCAGACCAGCGTTGCACTGATTGCAGAAGAAGACCCCAGGTGGAGCAGAAGGTGGCGCCAATTGAGACTGCTGGGTCTGGGGACTCGGTGTCAGTGGTCTCCTCTTGTTGCTGCTCAAATCCGTTGGAAGCTCCTCCTCCGCAGGTCGCGATTCCCTCTCCGGACTTCCCAAAT is part of the Drosophila biarmipes strain raj3 chromosome 2R, RU_DBia_V1.1, whole genome shotgun sequence genome and encodes:
- the LOC108023120 gene encoding zinc finger protein 423 homolog: MMALKMLYRGPSSRLENLIEKIQATKEITNNDMYSTHTSSSYSPSISDGTMTPNSHHLPGALAAAGHEDHPAEGKVNGGPEGGDLPKPKRLPHFHHHHHYHHQQALKIANKLRKINKEAKMGANGGAGSAGAVSKFDKLTGEGIKSRGDGSYQCQFCEKTFPRLGYLKHHVQSHAEHLPFKCEYCSKLFKHKRSRDRHKKLHTNERNYKCPHCEAAFSRSDHLKIHMKTHDIQKPFQCSMCNRGYNTAAALTSHMQKHKKNAAILAAGGNPNALNYSPRSTGSASASVSSNGSLQKRRYALALASDSSPSRLDFPKRSRSGHVGGGTTTTATPTPLLRCSYCPKVTEFSSLEQLNAHLQSVHEQQPQQQGTAKTPVQEGEGFQLSCEYCTMKFGNIAGLFQHMRGTHMDRLSSPNSYYEHFNRLATAGTFSPRLALDLPKIKPDLGSPERESRPAEEELPTDLSSNKRRPLTPSPQTQQSQLAPPSAPPGVFFCNQCNAGLPDFESFRNHLKSHIAEGMQMVCPHCGLSLPEQSEFERHVVGHFLITGSEFNCSSSCGKSFAKSEDLQQHLLSEHVLTLLKCSLCSELCESRMAMQLHLACAHSQETKLLRCSACLELFRSDAEFHVHVKTRHQLGGHPTLGATSSAPSNPLQCMFCRVVCSSELEMHFHLAAHARQFRCPSCPETFHVEFLLDRHMQSQHGGVKDKESNSPNMGSLYVNALLPPLAAAAAAAAATNNNSSIIDYNVAFKGLFGGGAGGAGSGGGGGAAGGAPPSGNKFYSPLQVDTNALKAQTSPHPALMYGLSQRYLMEMYAAKSTSPAGNEGVGNPQPPAPQATAPPPPPPSSATATFSCGMCERQDLRSEAELHSHRKLAHNLKTGVSLRCAYCAGNFKSRAELEQHMKSCHNSTGKHKCLICDEVFPSPAILAEHKLQHSKVGQSGKCSHCGQQLEDVAAFRAHLSEHGSDGASLPLACICCRQTLHSEFELSLHAKFHTKSSSSGGSLQEPVCALCLEPLPDATEGPAKLCDKCCRKHNLNGKRGKPTDPPASLQPPVSSFVENRCNLCKMILPHAQKLQEHLVEHTFAGTEQRGFNCYICSAVFTAPGGLLNHMGEHGAHSRPYDCSLCPEKFYFRAELEHHQRGHEQRPQARPSVSKAEAPAKRNTSPSQSPVRSPTVVKQELYETDTVESAGAEDEQQNAPDEEEYIEVEQMPHETRPSEIGSQLERSTSSA